Proteins from a genomic interval of Crassostrea angulata isolate pt1a10 chromosome 7, ASM2561291v2, whole genome shotgun sequence:
- the LOC128156959 gene encoding calponin homology domain-containing protein DDB_G0272472-like isoform X1: protein MPPKDTKRKSANPAKRKSKTPGPELQPVEGNEYLQELYQGHLEKAEEEKTNLETLLQKSAAEIERLKKELTKQQGTSQGNSPQDKNLAEQLENERKKYEDDIGKIKEKYEKELKGSKDEIEKLKKDHENEIKRLTAGTEKARNQSTENPEVEKLKEQLEKERIRNKDEIEKLKKDHENDIKSTENLEMKKLKEQLENERKKTKDEIEKLKKDYENEIKRLTTEAENSRNQSTENPEAEKLKEQLEKVQKRTEDEIEKIKKDHEKEIKRLTTDTEKSRNQSTDNSEIKALKEQLDNERKKSVDEIEKKKSHEEEIKRLSSELEILKKQSGNALQSLEKKYEEEKSRAEQLANENKELQEDIENRKEQSKNKKQPKNLPAGDIASLRQENETLKNRLSQLAGAKLTEGNPNIADLSDKNRPTNLAEHFSELYDNEWTDALEELTDTESKSEEEGIKILFDIVKDAYAFSSKQATFFYDSVSKGMEGFGLENHNKWPHGLSKQVKDHRKSISVLVAGSLGQAFLKNQKKKYGKATAKYAEACAALCLYMCVQDPAVYFDSDMPKGKFDKDKYRAYTKSGEEYAFLVWPPLFLHKEGPMLGKGIAQGSK, encoded by the exons ATGCCACCTAAAGATACGAAAAGGAAATCAGCCAATCCGGCAAAGCGAAAATCAAAGACACCAGGTCCAGAATTACAACCGGTGGA AGGAAATGAATATCTCCAGGAGTTATACCAAGGCCATCTCGAGAA agctgaagaagaaaaaacgaaCCTAGAGACTCTTTTACAGAA GTCTGCAGCTGAAATTGAACGATTGAAGAAAGAATTGACAAAGCAGCAGGGAACTTCACAAGG CAACAGTCCCCAGGACAAGAACCTTGCAGAACAACTAGAGAATGAACGAAAAAA GTATGAAGATGacattggaaaaataaaagagaaatacGAAAAAGAACTAAAGGG GAGTAaagatgaaattgaaaaattaaagaaggACCACGAAAACGAAATAAAGAG GCTGACCGCTGGCACGGAAAAAGCCAGAAATCAGAG CACGGAAAATCCTGAGGTGGAGAAACTTAAAGAACAACTAGAGAAAGAACGGATAAG GAATAAAGATGAAATCGAAAAATTAAAGAAGGACCACGAAAATGATATTAAGAG cACGGAAAATCTCGAGATGAAGAAGCTTAAAGAACAATTAGAGAATGAACGGAAAAA GACTAAAGATGAAATAGAGAAACTAAAGAAGGATTacgaaaatgaaataaagag GTTAACCACTGAAGCGGAAAATTCAAGAAATCAGAG CACGGAAAATCCTGAGGCGGAGAAACTTAAAGAACAACTAGAGAAAGTACAGAAAAG gaCCGaagatgaaattgaaaaaataaagaaggaCCACGAAAAGGAAATAAAGAG GCTGACCACCGACACGGAGAAGTCAAGAAATCAAAG cacGGACAATTCTGAGATAAAGGCGCTTAAAGAACAACTAGATAATGAACGGAAAAA ATCTGTAGATGAAATTGAGAAAAAGAAGAGCCATGAAGAAGAAATAAAGAG gctATCCTCAGAAttggaaatattgaaaaaacagAG TGGGAATGCTCTCCAAAGTTTAGAAAAGAAATACGAGGAAGAAAAAAGTCGTGCAGAACAATTGGCGaa CGAAAACAAAGAATTGCAGGAAGACATTGAAAACAGGAAAGAACAGTCAAAAAA TAAGAAACAGCCGAAGAATTTACCTGCTGGAGATATTGCATCGTTGAGACAGGAaaatgaaactttaaaaaatag ACTCAGTCAGTTGGCAGGTGCCAAATTAACTGAAGGAAATCCTAATATTGCCGACTTGAGTGACAAAAACCGTCCTACAAATCTGGCAGAACATTTCTCAGAACTTTATGACAATGAGTGGACGGATGCATTAGAAGAATTGACCGACACGGAAAGTAAATCTGAGGAAGAAGGGATTAAAATTCTTTTCGATATAGTTAAG GATGCCTATGCATTTTCTAGCAAGCAGGCGACATTTTTCTATGACTCTGTGTCAAAAGGAATGGAAGGTTTTGGGCTGGAAAACCATAAT AAATGGCCACATGGATTATCCAAGCAGGTCAAAGACCACAGGAAATCAATTTCAGTTTTAGTTGCGGGGTCTCTAGGCCAG GCATTCTTGAAAAATCAGAAAAAGAAGTATGGCAAAGCAACGGCAAAATACGCAGAAGCATGTGCGGCATTGTGTTTGTATATGTGTGTGCAGGACCCTGCAGTGTATTTTGACTCCGATATGCCTAAAGGGAAATTTGACAAAGATAAGTACAGGGCTTACACGAAATCTGGAGAAGAATACGCTTTCCTTGTTTGGCCCCCACTCTTCCTTCATAAAGAGGGACCAATGCTTGGAAAAGGAATAGCTCAAGGATCCAAATAA
- the LOC128156959 gene encoding CAP-Gly domain-containing linker protein 1-like isoform X2, translating to MPPKDTKRKSANPAKRKSKTPGPELQPVEGNEYLQELYQGHLEKAEEEKTNLETLLQKSAAEIERLKKELTKQQGTSQGNSPQDKNLAEQLENERKKYEDDIGKIKEKYEKELKGSKDEIEKLKKDHENEIKRLTAGTEKARNQSTENPEVEKLKEQLEKERIRNKDEIEKLKKDHENDIKRTKDEIEKLKKDYENEIKRLTTEAENSRNQSTENPEAEKLKEQLEKVQKRTEDEIEKIKKDHEKEIKRLTTDTEKSRNQSTDNSEIKALKEQLDNERKKSVDEIEKKKSHEEEIKRLSSELEILKKQSGNALQSLEKKYEEEKSRAEQLANENKELQEDIENRKEQSKNKKQPKNLPAGDIASLRQENETLKNRLSQLAGAKLTEGNPNIADLSDKNRPTNLAEHFSELYDNEWTDALEELTDTESKSEEEGIKILFDIVKDAYAFSSKQATFFYDSVSKGMEGFGLENHNKWPHGLSKQVKDHRKSISVLVAGSLGQAFLKNQKKKYGKATAKYAEACAALCLYMCVQDPAVYFDSDMPKGKFDKDKYRAYTKSGEEYAFLVWPPLFLHKEGPMLGKGIAQGSK from the exons ATGCCACCTAAAGATACGAAAAGGAAATCAGCCAATCCGGCAAAGCGAAAATCAAAGACACCAGGTCCAGAATTACAACCGGTGGA AGGAAATGAATATCTCCAGGAGTTATACCAAGGCCATCTCGAGAA agctgaagaagaaaaaacgaaCCTAGAGACTCTTTTACAGAA GTCTGCAGCTGAAATTGAACGATTGAAGAAAGAATTGACAAAGCAGCAGGGAACTTCACAAGG CAACAGTCCCCAGGACAAGAACCTTGCAGAACAACTAGAGAATGAACGAAAAAA GTATGAAGATGacattggaaaaataaaagagaaatacGAAAAAGAACTAAAGGG GAGTAaagatgaaattgaaaaattaaagaaggACCACGAAAACGAAATAAAGAG GCTGACCGCTGGCACGGAAAAAGCCAGAAATCAGAG CACGGAAAATCCTGAGGTGGAGAAACTTAAAGAACAACTAGAGAAAGAACGGATAAG GAATAAAGATGAAATCGAAAAATTAAAGAAGGACCACGAAAATGATATTAAGAG GACTAAAGATGAAATAGAGAAACTAAAGAAGGATTacgaaaatgaaataaagag GTTAACCACTGAAGCGGAAAATTCAAGAAATCAGAG CACGGAAAATCCTGAGGCGGAGAAACTTAAAGAACAACTAGAGAAAGTACAGAAAAG gaCCGaagatgaaattgaaaaaataaagaaggaCCACGAAAAGGAAATAAAGAG GCTGACCACCGACACGGAGAAGTCAAGAAATCAAAG cacGGACAATTCTGAGATAAAGGCGCTTAAAGAACAACTAGATAATGAACGGAAAAA ATCTGTAGATGAAATTGAGAAAAAGAAGAGCCATGAAGAAGAAATAAAGAG gctATCCTCAGAAttggaaatattgaaaaaacagAG TGGGAATGCTCTCCAAAGTTTAGAAAAGAAATACGAGGAAGAAAAAAGTCGTGCAGAACAATTGGCGaa CGAAAACAAAGAATTGCAGGAAGACATTGAAAACAGGAAAGAACAGTCAAAAAA TAAGAAACAGCCGAAGAATTTACCTGCTGGAGATATTGCATCGTTGAGACAGGAaaatgaaactttaaaaaatag ACTCAGTCAGTTGGCAGGTGCCAAATTAACTGAAGGAAATCCTAATATTGCCGACTTGAGTGACAAAAACCGTCCTACAAATCTGGCAGAACATTTCTCAGAACTTTATGACAATGAGTGGACGGATGCATTAGAAGAATTGACCGACACGGAAAGTAAATCTGAGGAAGAAGGGATTAAAATTCTTTTCGATATAGTTAAG GATGCCTATGCATTTTCTAGCAAGCAGGCGACATTTTTCTATGACTCTGTGTCAAAAGGAATGGAAGGTTTTGGGCTGGAAAACCATAAT AAATGGCCACATGGATTATCCAAGCAGGTCAAAGACCACAGGAAATCAATTTCAGTTTTAGTTGCGGGGTCTCTAGGCCAG GCATTCTTGAAAAATCAGAAAAAGAAGTATGGCAAAGCAACGGCAAAATACGCAGAAGCATGTGCGGCATTGTGTTTGTATATGTGTGTGCAGGACCCTGCAGTGTATTTTGACTCCGATATGCCTAAAGGGAAATTTGACAAAGATAAGTACAGGGCTTACACGAAATCTGGAGAAGAATACGCTTTCCTTGTTTGGCCCCCACTCTTCCTTCATAAAGAGGGACCAATGCTTGGAAAAGGAATAGCTCAAGGATCCAAATAA
- the LOC128156959 gene encoding calponin homology domain-containing protein DDB_G0272472-like isoform X4, which yields MPPKDTKRKSANPAKRKSKTPGPELQPVEGNEYLQELYQGHLEKAEEEKTNLETLLQKSAAEIERLKKELTKQQGTSQGNSPQDKNLAEQLENERKKYEDDIGKIKEKYEKELKGSKDEIEKLKKDHENEIKRLTAGTEKARNQSTENPEVEKLKEQLEKERIRTKDEIEKLKKDYENEIKRLTTEAENSRNQSTENPEAEKLKEQLEKVQKRTEDEIEKIKKDHEKEIKRLTTDTEKSRNQSTDNSEIKALKEQLDNERKKSVDEIEKKKSHEEEIKRLSSELEILKKQSGNALQSLEKKYEEEKSRAEQLANENKELQEDIENRKEQSKNKKQPKNLPAGDIASLRQENETLKNRLSQLAGAKLTEGNPNIADLSDKNRPTNLAEHFSELYDNEWTDALEELTDTESKSEEEGIKILFDIVKDAYAFSSKQATFFYDSVSKGMEGFGLENHNKWPHGLSKQVKDHRKSISVLVAGSLGQAFLKNQKKKYGKATAKYAEACAALCLYMCVQDPAVYFDSDMPKGKFDKDKYRAYTKSGEEYAFLVWPPLFLHKEGPMLGKGIAQGSK from the exons ATGCCACCTAAAGATACGAAAAGGAAATCAGCCAATCCGGCAAAGCGAAAATCAAAGACACCAGGTCCAGAATTACAACCGGTGGA AGGAAATGAATATCTCCAGGAGTTATACCAAGGCCATCTCGAGAA agctgaagaagaaaaaacgaaCCTAGAGACTCTTTTACAGAA GTCTGCAGCTGAAATTGAACGATTGAAGAAAGAATTGACAAAGCAGCAGGGAACTTCACAAGG CAACAGTCCCCAGGACAAGAACCTTGCAGAACAACTAGAGAATGAACGAAAAAA GTATGAAGATGacattggaaaaataaaagagaaatacGAAAAAGAACTAAAGGG GAGTAaagatgaaattgaaaaattaaagaaggACCACGAAAACGAAATAAAGAG GCTGACCGCTGGCACGGAAAAAGCCAGAAATCAGAG CACGGAAAATCCTGAGGTGGAGAAACTTAAAGAACAACTAGAGAAAGAACGGATAAG GACTAAAGATGAAATAGAGAAACTAAAGAAGGATTacgaaaatgaaataaagag GTTAACCACTGAAGCGGAAAATTCAAGAAATCAGAG CACGGAAAATCCTGAGGCGGAGAAACTTAAAGAACAACTAGAGAAAGTACAGAAAAG gaCCGaagatgaaattgaaaaaataaagaaggaCCACGAAAAGGAAATAAAGAG GCTGACCACCGACACGGAGAAGTCAAGAAATCAAAG cacGGACAATTCTGAGATAAAGGCGCTTAAAGAACAACTAGATAATGAACGGAAAAA ATCTGTAGATGAAATTGAGAAAAAGAAGAGCCATGAAGAAGAAATAAAGAG gctATCCTCAGAAttggaaatattgaaaaaacagAG TGGGAATGCTCTCCAAAGTTTAGAAAAGAAATACGAGGAAGAAAAAAGTCGTGCAGAACAATTGGCGaa CGAAAACAAAGAATTGCAGGAAGACATTGAAAACAGGAAAGAACAGTCAAAAAA TAAGAAACAGCCGAAGAATTTACCTGCTGGAGATATTGCATCGTTGAGACAGGAaaatgaaactttaaaaaatag ACTCAGTCAGTTGGCAGGTGCCAAATTAACTGAAGGAAATCCTAATATTGCCGACTTGAGTGACAAAAACCGTCCTACAAATCTGGCAGAACATTTCTCAGAACTTTATGACAATGAGTGGACGGATGCATTAGAAGAATTGACCGACACGGAAAGTAAATCTGAGGAAGAAGGGATTAAAATTCTTTTCGATATAGTTAAG GATGCCTATGCATTTTCTAGCAAGCAGGCGACATTTTTCTATGACTCTGTGTCAAAAGGAATGGAAGGTTTTGGGCTGGAAAACCATAAT AAATGGCCACATGGATTATCCAAGCAGGTCAAAGACCACAGGAAATCAATTTCAGTTTTAGTTGCGGGGTCTCTAGGCCAG GCATTCTTGAAAAATCAGAAAAAGAAGTATGGCAAAGCAACGGCAAAATACGCAGAAGCATGTGCGGCATTGTGTTTGTATATGTGTGTGCAGGACCCTGCAGTGTATTTTGACTCCGATATGCCTAAAGGGAAATTTGACAAAGATAAGTACAGGGCTTACACGAAATCTGGAGAAGAATACGCTTTCCTTGTTTGGCCCCCACTCTTCCTTCATAAAGAGGGACCAATGCTTGGAAAAGGAATAGCTCAAGGATCCAAATAA
- the LOC128156959 gene encoding CAP-Gly domain-containing linker protein 1-like isoform X3: MPPKDTKRKSANPAKRKSKTPGPELQPVEGNEYLQELYQGHLEKAEEEKTNLETLLQKSAAEIERLKKELTKQQGTSQGNSPQDKNLAEQLENERKKYEDDIGKIKEKYEKELKGSKDEIEKLKKDHENEIKRLTAGTEKARNQSTENPEVEKLKEQLEKERIRNKDEIEKLKKDHENDIKSTENLEMKKLKEQLENERKKTKDEIEKLKKDYENEIKRLTTEAENSRNQSTENPEAEKLKEQLEKVQKRTEDEIEKIKKDHEKEIKRLTTDTEKSRNQRLSSELEILKKQSGNALQSLEKKYEEEKSRAEQLANENKELQEDIENRKEQSKNKKQPKNLPAGDIASLRQENETLKNRLSQLAGAKLTEGNPNIADLSDKNRPTNLAEHFSELYDNEWTDALEELTDTESKSEEEGIKILFDIVKDAYAFSSKQATFFYDSVSKGMEGFGLENHNKWPHGLSKQVKDHRKSISVLVAGSLGQAFLKNQKKKYGKATAKYAEACAALCLYMCVQDPAVYFDSDMPKGKFDKDKYRAYTKSGEEYAFLVWPPLFLHKEGPMLGKGIAQGSK; the protein is encoded by the exons ATGCCACCTAAAGATACGAAAAGGAAATCAGCCAATCCGGCAAAGCGAAAATCAAAGACACCAGGTCCAGAATTACAACCGGTGGA AGGAAATGAATATCTCCAGGAGTTATACCAAGGCCATCTCGAGAA agctgaagaagaaaaaacgaaCCTAGAGACTCTTTTACAGAA GTCTGCAGCTGAAATTGAACGATTGAAGAAAGAATTGACAAAGCAGCAGGGAACTTCACAAGG CAACAGTCCCCAGGACAAGAACCTTGCAGAACAACTAGAGAATGAACGAAAAAA GTATGAAGATGacattggaaaaataaaagagaaatacGAAAAAGAACTAAAGGG GAGTAaagatgaaattgaaaaattaaagaaggACCACGAAAACGAAATAAAGAG GCTGACCGCTGGCACGGAAAAAGCCAGAAATCAGAG CACGGAAAATCCTGAGGTGGAGAAACTTAAAGAACAACTAGAGAAAGAACGGATAAG GAATAAAGATGAAATCGAAAAATTAAAGAAGGACCACGAAAATGATATTAAGAG cACGGAAAATCTCGAGATGAAGAAGCTTAAAGAACAATTAGAGAATGAACGGAAAAA GACTAAAGATGAAATAGAGAAACTAAAGAAGGATTacgaaaatgaaataaagag GTTAACCACTGAAGCGGAAAATTCAAGAAATCAGAG CACGGAAAATCCTGAGGCGGAGAAACTTAAAGAACAACTAGAGAAAGTACAGAAAAG gaCCGaagatgaaattgaaaaaataaagaaggaCCACGAAAAGGAAATAAAGAG GCTGACCACCGACACGGAGAAGTCAAGAAATCAAAG gctATCCTCAGAAttggaaatattgaaaaaacagAG TGGGAATGCTCTCCAAAGTTTAGAAAAGAAATACGAGGAAGAAAAAAGTCGTGCAGAACAATTGGCGaa CGAAAACAAAGAATTGCAGGAAGACATTGAAAACAGGAAAGAACAGTCAAAAAA TAAGAAACAGCCGAAGAATTTACCTGCTGGAGATATTGCATCGTTGAGACAGGAaaatgaaactttaaaaaatag ACTCAGTCAGTTGGCAGGTGCCAAATTAACTGAAGGAAATCCTAATATTGCCGACTTGAGTGACAAAAACCGTCCTACAAATCTGGCAGAACATTTCTCAGAACTTTATGACAATGAGTGGACGGATGCATTAGAAGAATTGACCGACACGGAAAGTAAATCTGAGGAAGAAGGGATTAAAATTCTTTTCGATATAGTTAAG GATGCCTATGCATTTTCTAGCAAGCAGGCGACATTTTTCTATGACTCTGTGTCAAAAGGAATGGAAGGTTTTGGGCTGGAAAACCATAAT AAATGGCCACATGGATTATCCAAGCAGGTCAAAGACCACAGGAAATCAATTTCAGTTTTAGTTGCGGGGTCTCTAGGCCAG GCATTCTTGAAAAATCAGAAAAAGAAGTATGGCAAAGCAACGGCAAAATACGCAGAAGCATGTGCGGCATTGTGTTTGTATATGTGTGTGCAGGACCCTGCAGTGTATTTTGACTCCGATATGCCTAAAGGGAAATTTGACAAAGATAAGTACAGGGCTTACACGAAATCTGGAGAAGAATACGCTTTCCTTGTTTGGCCCCCACTCTTCCTTCATAAAGAGGGACCAATGCTTGGAAAAGGAATAGCTCAAGGATCCAAATAA